A genomic segment from Bacillus cereus G9842 encodes:
- a CDS encoding agmatine deiminase family protein yields MKKVIKFCLIATLSTTIISGCSFEGNNENVKGKEGEKVEVQKNAGKYTMPDEKDKHEGTWLQWPHEYTYGEEYKQEVEPIWVKMASALTEGEKVHIVAYDQEEKKRINKLLTDEGLNMEKIDFFIAPTDDVWARDSGPIFVYDNNKNLKILDPAFNGWGKKTPYKNDARIRENVSKQSGIERIDWGKFVLEGGAIELDSNGTALLTRSAVTNKNRNPNLSEKEIEKYISDLGVSNFIWLDGVPNLDITDFHIDGFAKFHNNSTIVTMKEDDLAEWGLSNKDMNTLLDAKNASGQKYKYEYLPLSKEKVALENGKTLDYKGSYINYYIGNTVVLVPNYNDPNDKIANDTIQKLYPDRKVVGIDVRELYKNGGMIHCVTQQQPIALK; encoded by the coding sequence ATGAAAAAAGTAATAAAGTTTTGTTTAATAGCTACATTATCTACAACGATTATTAGTGGATGCTCTTTTGAGGGTAACAATGAAAATGTTAAAGGGAAAGAAGGAGAAAAAGTAGAGGTACAGAAAAATGCTGGGAAATATACGATGCCAGATGAAAAAGATAAACATGAAGGTACATGGCTGCAATGGCCACATGAATACACATATGGTGAAGAGTATAAGCAGGAAGTTGAACCTATTTGGGTTAAGATGGCAAGTGCTTTAACTGAGGGAGAGAAAGTCCACATTGTTGCATATGACCAGGAAGAAAAGAAGAGAATCAATAAGCTTTTAACAGATGAAGGGTTAAATATGGAGAAGATTGATTTCTTTATCGCGCCTACTGATGATGTATGGGCAAGAGATAGTGGACCGATTTTTGTTTATGACAATAATAAAAATTTAAAAATATTAGACCCGGCATTTAATGGATGGGGAAAGAAAACGCCTTACAAAAATGATGCTCGAATACGAGAGAATGTCAGTAAACAATCAGGAATTGAAAGAATTGATTGGGGGAAATTTGTCCTTGAAGGTGGTGCAATTGAGTTAGACAGCAATGGAACTGCTTTATTAACTCGAAGTGCAGTAACGAATAAAAATAGAAATCCTAATTTATCAGAAAAGGAAATTGAAAAATATATAAGTGACCTTGGGGTATCAAACTTTATTTGGTTAGACGGAGTACCTAATTTAGATATTACGGACTTTCATATTGATGGATTTGCTAAATTCCATAATAACTCTACCATTGTAACGATGAAAGAAGATGACCTAGCCGAATGGGGTTTATCTAATAAAGATATGAATACATTGTTAGATGCCAAAAATGCTTCAGGACAGAAATATAAGTATGAATACTTGCCGCTTAGTAAAGAAAAAGTTGCTTTAGAAAATGGAAAAACTCTCGATTATAAGGGATCGTATATCAATTATTATATTGGGAATACAGTTGTATTAGTGCCTAATTATAATGATCCGAATGATAAAATCGCAAACGATACGATTCAGAAGTTATACCCGGATCGTAAAGTAGTTGGCATTGATGTGAGAGAGCTTTATAAAAATGGTGGCATGATTCATTGTGTGACACAACAACAACCAATTGCATTGAAGTAA
- a CDS encoding glycerophosphodiester phosphodiesterase, with amino-acid sequence MRKIISVLVIFFMTGSIFVGGAVHAKAEGKHEWNTNKFLNIAHRGASGHAPEHTFASYDLVKKMKADYLELDIQLTKDGQLIAMHDTAVDRTTNGTGEVRDKTLSEIKSLDAGTWFNKAYPEKAKQEYVGQKVPTLEEIFQKYGRSMKYYIETKSPDVYPGMEEKLLALLNKYNLVGQNMSSSRVMIQSFSKDSLKKIHSMNENIPLVQLLWYYPNENNEIVEWSGITHEPKSVTNDDFQEIKKYAAGIGPNLRNDNGELIIDESYMKIARKNGLLIHPYTINEKPDMRLLIKWGATGMFTNYPDRLHSVLKGK; translated from the coding sequence ATGAGAAAGATTATTAGCGTTTTAGTTATTTTCTTTATGACGGGAAGTATCTTTGTTGGGGGAGCTGTTCATGCGAAAGCAGAAGGGAAGCATGAATGGAATACGAATAAGTTTTTAAATATTGCACATCGCGGAGCAAGTGGACATGCACCTGAGCATACTTTTGCTTCTTATGATTTAGTGAAAAAAATGAAAGCGGATTATTTAGAGTTAGATATTCAATTAACAAAGGATGGCCAATTAATTGCAATGCATGATACAGCAGTTGATCGCACTACAAATGGAACAGGCGAAGTACGTGATAAAACGTTAAGCGAAATAAAGAGTTTAGATGCAGGAACGTGGTTTAATAAAGCGTATCCAGAAAAGGCTAAGCAAGAGTATGTTGGGCAAAAAGTTCCGACTCTTGAAGAAATCTTCCAAAAGTATGGAAGAAGCATGAAGTATTACATTGAAACAAAATCACCAGATGTGTATCCAGGAATGGAAGAGAAATTGTTAGCATTGTTAAATAAATATAATTTAGTAGGTCAAAACATGTCATCTAGCCGTGTTATGATTCAATCATTTAGTAAAGATAGTTTGAAAAAGATTCATAGTATGAATGAAAATATTCCGTTAGTTCAATTGCTTTGGTATTATCCAAATGAAAACAATGAAATTGTTGAATGGTCTGGCATTACACATGAACCGAAAAGTGTAACGAATGATGATTTTCAAGAAATTAAAAAGTATGCAGCTGGTATTGGACCAAACTTACGTAATGATAACGGAGAACTAATTATTGATGAATCATATATGAAAATAGCTAGGAAAAATGGACTGTTAATTCATCCTTATACAATTAATGAGAAACCAGATATGAGACTGTTAATCAAATGGGGTGCTACAGGAATGTTTACAAATTATCCGGATCGATTACATAGTGTATTGAAGGGGAAATAA
- a CDS encoding serine hydrolase domain-containing protein — translation MLKKWLIVFFIFAVFCGSVVTLIHANKGKKYDVKAFLNVNSKQKDVKQEVDANAKKRYEIAAGKLDQYLKDKGFNGSVLVASKDHVILRKGYGYANVKDQVLTTPRTKYRIGSITKTVVAISIMQLKEKGKLNIEDNVNKYIPSFPADKNITLRNLLTHTSGLPEQGQGSVDAASRLKLVTWIGAQTLQFPAGTGWKYTDYNYMVLAYIVEKISNKPLAEYVKENILTPVEMHESGMGATLPEDIFLAEGYTKKDNKLIATPRLKMNWLYGCGEMYTTVEDMKKLDEAIMDGKLLSKQSVSDMFSASPARKYGFSFYIYPDYYHNHGVLAGWNTFNNFNWDKRTFVILFSNVQNGMNDAFNQEFRKMANDLIEGK, via the coding sequence ATGTTAAAGAAATGGTTAATCGTTTTCTTTATTTTTGCTGTTTTTTGTGGAAGTGTTGTTACACTAATACATGCAAATAAAGGAAAAAAATATGATGTAAAGGCATTTTTAAATGTAAATAGTAAGCAAAAAGATGTTAAGCAGGAAGTTGATGCGAATGCGAAAAAGCGTTATGAAATTGCAGCTGGAAAACTAGATCAGTACTTAAAAGATAAAGGATTTAATGGGAGTGTTCTTGTAGCAAGTAAAGATCATGTCATTTTACGAAAAGGGTACGGTTATGCGAATGTGAAAGATCAAGTATTAACAACTCCAAGAACGAAATATCGCATTGGGTCTATTACGAAAACAGTTGTTGCAATATCTATTATGCAACTAAAAGAAAAAGGGAAGTTGAACATTGAAGACAATGTAAATAAATATATCCCATCGTTTCCGGCAGATAAAAACATTACGTTACGAAATTTGTTAACACATACGTCTGGATTACCAGAACAGGGACAAGGTAGTGTTGACGCAGCATCACGGTTAAAATTAGTAACGTGGATTGGGGCACAAACGTTACAATTTCCAGCAGGGACAGGATGGAAATATACAGATTATAATTATATGGTGCTTGCATATATTGTAGAAAAAATATCGAATAAACCACTTGCTGAATATGTGAAAGAAAATATTTTGACTCCTGTTGAAATGCATGAATCTGGAATGGGCGCAACACTTCCAGAGGATATTTTCTTAGCAGAAGGGTATACGAAAAAAGATAATAAGTTAATAGCCACGCCTCGCTTAAAAATGAACTGGCTGTATGGTTGTGGTGAAATGTATACGACTGTTGAAGATATGAAAAAGTTAGATGAAGCTATTATGGATGGTAAACTACTTTCTAAACAAAGTGTATCAGATATGTTTTCTGCATCACCTGCAAGAAAATATGGATTTAGTTTCTATATTTACCCAGATTATTATCATAACCACGGTGTATTAGCTGGCTGGAACACTTTTAATAATTTTAACTGGGATAAACGAACGTTTGTCATATTATTTTCTAACGTCCAAAATGGTATGAATGATGCATTTAATCAAGAATTTAGGAAAATGGCGAATGATTTAATAGAAGGAAAATAA
- a CDS encoding FAD-dependent oxidoreductase, with protein sequence MKSNYVPVLIVGGGLSGLASALFLAKHNIEYLLIERHPSTAIHPKAGGLTLRTMELFRELGLEQRIKLAGKALENCRGRIAVHTIAEANKEELEQMRATQYRNDEELLQKIEKISPSKQTACYQIILEEMMLQEAKTLGGQLSFYHELVSFEQNENGAKAKIRNRETEKESVIHCDYVIAADGAKSKIREQLGIKTEGRGTIGGYYMNIYFEADLREFIQGDAFGFSMVLHPEVLGALIPVDNVKKWIYHVAYDPLKGEGLEDFTIERCKQIIQIAIGSTNVESKILSVLPWEAAESTAVKFQGNRTFLVGDSAHIMPPTGGFGSNTGIQDAHNLAWKLAAVIKGKAKPKLLETYHEERHSVAKLTTAYASSLLFRAANREEGSLNNMDVLAVTVGYQYCSEAIIDNSVTPHRMDSIELNGRPGTRAPHLWGTYEGKKVSTLDLFGNSFVLLTGVENSSWAEAAHAVSAKLGINIKGYRVGLSGDFVVPEDIFSKLYGIENGGAVLIRPDGFIGWRSEKTVVNPDIVLEEVMRNLLCDF encoded by the coding sequence ATGAAATCGAATTATGTACCAGTTTTAATTGTTGGAGGGGGATTATCTGGGTTAGCGTCTGCGTTATTTCTTGCAAAACATAACATTGAGTACTTACTTATTGAAAGGCATCCGTCTACTGCCATTCATCCGAAAGCAGGCGGTCTTACTTTACGTACAATGGAGTTATTTCGAGAATTAGGCTTGGAACAAAGAATTAAATTGGCAGGTAAAGCATTAGAGAACTGCCGAGGAAGAATAGCGGTTCATACAATAGCTGAGGCGAATAAAGAAGAATTGGAACAAATGAGAGCGACGCAATACAGAAACGATGAAGAGTTACTTCAAAAAATAGAAAAGATTAGTCCATCAAAACAAACTGCATGTTATCAAATTATTTTAGAAGAGATGATGTTACAAGAAGCAAAAACGCTAGGCGGGCAACTATCTTTTTATCATGAATTAGTTTCATTTGAACAAAATGAAAACGGGGCAAAAGCAAAGATTCGAAATCGTGAAACAGAAAAAGAAAGTGTCATACATTGTGACTATGTAATTGCAGCGGATGGAGCGAAAAGTAAAATACGTGAGCAGTTAGGGATTAAAACTGAGGGGCGTGGAACCATTGGTGGCTATTATATGAATATTTATTTTGAAGCTGATTTAAGAGAGTTTATACAAGGAGACGCATTCGGTTTTTCGATGGTACTTCATCCGGAGGTTCTTGGTGCACTTATCCCAGTTGATAACGTAAAAAAATGGATTTATCATGTAGCCTACGATCCATTAAAAGGAGAGGGGCTAGAGGACTTCACTATAGAACGTTGTAAACAAATTATTCAAATAGCAATTGGAAGTACAAATGTTGAATCAAAAATATTAAGTGTTTTACCGTGGGAAGCGGCCGAAAGTACAGCGGTGAAATTTCAAGGAAATCGAACCTTTTTAGTTGGAGATTCAGCACATATTATGCCGCCAACAGGAGGATTTGGTTCAAATACAGGAATACAAGATGCGCATAACTTAGCTTGGAAATTAGCGGCTGTTATAAAAGGGAAGGCAAAACCAAAATTGTTAGAAACATATCATGAAGAGAGACACTCTGTTGCAAAATTAACGACAGCTTATGCAAGTAGTTTACTGTTTCGTGCTGCGAATAGAGAGGAAGGCAGTTTGAATAATATGGATGTTTTAGCTGTTACAGTTGGATATCAGTATTGTTCAGAGGCAATTATAGATAATTCAGTCACTCCACATAGAATGGATAGCATAGAGTTGAACGGGAGACCTGGAACACGAGCACCGCATTTATGGGGAACGTATGAAGGAAAGAAAGTTTCTACATTAGACTTATTCGGTAACAGTTTTGTATTACTTACAGGAGTAGAAAATAGTTCTTGGGCTGAGGCAGCACATGCTGTTTCAGCTAAATTAGGAATAAATATAAAAGGGTATCGTGTTGGCTTAAGTGGAGACTTTGTTGTTCCAGAAGATATTTTTAGCAAATTATATGGTATAGAGAATGGAGGTGCTGTATTAATTAGACCAGATGGCTTTATCGGATGGCGTTCGGAAAAAACGGTAGTAAATCCAGATATAGTATTGGAAGAGGTAATGAGAAATTTATTATGTGATTTTTAA
- a CDS encoding DUF3916 domain-containing protein yields the protein MREKKIRGMKRKTNTLIKRIEEHTKTFPSIFYNDEYWNMLLPVSQTFIDSRKTPRKVKRLCIQTLLNQANHLINMKPSDTHTYRVVVLISINNLWGSQIIIFKNEDYFHNFFNRNSEFQKWILLSNEIDFWEKLEIPVCHSFETLRFQEIIYDEDECYEKEILFIGELN from the coding sequence ATGCGTGAAAAGAAAATACGTGGTATGAAACGAAAAACAAACACTTTAATAAAGCGAATTGAGGAACATACAAAAACGTTCCCTTCTATTTTCTATAACGATGAATATTGGAATATGCTATTGCCAGTTTCGCAAACTTTTATCGACTCTCGTAAAACACCTAGAAAAGTAAAGCGATTATGTATTCAAACCTTATTAAATCAAGCAAATCATTTAATAAATATGAAACCGAGCGATACACATACATATCGAGTTGTTGTTTTAATTTCTATAAATAATTTGTGGGGTTCGCAAATCATTATATTTAAAAATGAGGACTACTTTCATAATTTTTTTAATAGAAATAGTGAATTTCAAAAATGGATTCTTCTTTCAAATGAAATTGATTTTTGGGAGAAATTAGAAATTCCAGTTTGTCATTCCTTCGAAACGCTTCGCTTTCAAGAAATTATTTATGATGAAGATGAATGCTACGAAAAAGAGATTCTGTTTATCGGGGAGTTAAATTAA
- a CDS encoding LysR family transcriptional regulator, whose translation MDIKDLTVFYEVAKEKNISHAAKNLNYVQSGVTMRMKQLENELGVPLFYRNGKGVTLTSNGEILLTYAKQIIHLIDQSVKAVQSNGIEPRGTLKIGCTESTTAVRLPSILTAYYEKYPKVELILESNTTEQLIRLVLERKLDGAFIAGSTQHTELHTNIFREEELVLISKNPLSSFKDIGDMNLLAFSRGCYYRNLLEDWLQEEGISPKRVLEFGTIEAILACVKSGMGIAIMMKSILNDHKHDISFNPLPNSFKKVPTTFITRKDIYHSAALQKFMEMTHNA comes from the coding sequence TTGGATATAAAAGATTTAACTGTATTTTACGAAGTTGCGAAAGAAAAAAACATATCTCACGCAGCGAAAAATTTAAACTATGTACAGTCTGGCGTAACAATGCGTATGAAACAACTAGAAAACGAATTAGGTGTGCCTTTATTTTACCGAAACGGAAAAGGTGTAACTTTAACTTCTAACGGTGAGATTTTATTAACATACGCCAAACAAATTATCCACTTAATAGATCAATCTGTTAAAGCAGTTCAAAGTAATGGGATCGAACCAAGAGGCACTTTAAAAATTGGATGTACAGAATCTACAACCGCTGTAAGACTTCCATCTATATTAACAGCCTATTATGAGAAATACCCAAAAGTCGAATTGATTTTAGAATCAAATACGACGGAACAATTGATTAGGCTTGTATTAGAACGAAAACTGGACGGAGCGTTTATAGCTGGCTCTACTCAGCATACTGAACTTCATACAAATATATTTCGTGAAGAAGAATTAGTTCTCATTAGCAAAAATCCTTTATCTTCCTTTAAAGACATCGGAGACATGAATTTACTTGCATTTAGTCGCGGGTGCTATTATAGAAATTTATTAGAAGATTGGCTTCAAGAAGAAGGAATTTCACCTAAGCGAGTATTAGAGTTCGGAACAATTGAGGCGATACTCGCATGTGTAAAATCAGGTATGGGCATAGCAATTATGATGAAGTCTATTTTAAATGATCATAAACATGACATATCATTCAACCCTTTACCAAATAGCTTCAAAAAAGTTCCTACTACTTTTATTACTAGAAAAGATATATATCACTCTGCTGCATTACAAAAATTTATGGAGATGACTCACAATGCGTGA
- a CDS encoding ArsR/SmtB family transcription factor: MIEMNKQEQLNIIKKDFIDSQKVLLAIGDETRQAILLVLMETECQTGLRVGEITKQTHLSRPAVSHHLKILREAGIILMRKEGTKNFYYIDIRTKLGLLKNLVLDIEKLLQNFY; this comes from the coding sequence GTGATTGAAATGAATAAACAAGAACAATTAAATATTATAAAAAAAGATTTTATTGATTCTCAAAAAGTATTATTGGCAATTGGTGATGAAACACGTCAAGCTATTTTATTAGTGCTAATGGAAACGGAATGTCAAACAGGATTACGTGTAGGAGAAATCACGAAGCAAACACACCTTTCCCGTCCAGCAGTATCACATCACCTTAAGATTTTACGAGAAGCTGGCATTATTTTAATGAGAAAAGAAGGTACAAAGAATTTTTATTATATTGATATACGTACAAAATTAGGTTTATTAAAAAATCTTGTATTAGATATTGAGAAGCTATTGCAAAACTTTTATTAA
- a CDS encoding MFS transporter: MEERVNSTYKWVMLIFATVAQTTATLITYGVGAFALFWKEEYALTNTESGLLVSVVNIGPLFCMLFVGRLLDQYNEKLLISISSFLLGGSFLLTNMVNEFNGLLFVLLLVGTFYSVSQPGGSKVIIKWFPKENRGLAMGIRQAGIPIGGTLAGVLIPFLTIKYNMAYAVNSIACICIIGGFLFFIFYKEPYIQEKVKQERIKLSFWMQLKEVMCKKELYAIYITGICMISLQMVLVAHFIKFLVLEQSITPILAGKVFSVMFFSGMVGRVILAATSDLFYKGNRRTPLFITVCISILFILILVMSIHTITNVLYGVSALLGFFSIGWFSLFITEVAESASEESVGMTVSFALTLNQISIIVAPALFGYIVDKKGYTYAWLCIVVLLTISAVSLYRNYRK, encoded by the coding sequence ATGGAAGAAAGGGTGAATAGTACTTATAAGTGGGTTATGTTAATTTTTGCGACAGTTGCTCAAACAACAGCGACACTTATAACGTATGGTGTTGGAGCGTTTGCATTATTTTGGAAAGAAGAATATGCACTTACGAATACGGAGAGTGGATTGCTAGTAAGTGTTGTAAATATAGGACCGCTATTTTGTATGCTTTTTGTCGGGCGGCTACTTGATCAATACAATGAAAAGTTGTTAATTTCGATAAGCTCATTTTTACTAGGAGGTTCATTTTTACTGACTAATATGGTCAATGAATTTAATGGGTTACTCTTTGTACTTTTATTAGTAGGAACGTTTTATAGTGTTTCGCAGCCAGGAGGAAGTAAGGTGATAATAAAGTGGTTCCCAAAAGAAAATCGCGGGTTAGCAATGGGGATTAGACAAGCTGGTATACCGATTGGTGGCACGTTAGCGGGAGTTTTGATCCCGTTTCTTACAATAAAATATAATATGGCTTATGCGGTAAATAGTATTGCATGCATTTGTATAATTGGAGGGTTTTTATTTTTTATATTTTATAAGGAACCATATATTCAAGAGAAAGTTAAACAAGAACGTATTAAACTTTCTTTTTGGATGCAGTTAAAAGAAGTGATGTGTAAAAAAGAGTTGTATGCAATTTATATAACTGGCATTTGTATGATTTCATTGCAAATGGTGTTAGTTGCACACTTTATAAAATTTTTAGTATTGGAACAATCAATCACGCCAATTTTAGCTGGAAAAGTATTTTCCGTTATGTTCTTTTCTGGAATGGTTGGTAGGGTTATATTAGCAGCTACTAGTGATTTGTTTTATAAGGGAAATCGGCGCACCCCTTTATTTATAACTGTTTGTATTTCTATTCTCTTCATTCTAATATTAGTAATGAGCATACATACAATAACGAATGTATTGTATGGTGTAAGTGCATTGTTAGGGTTCTTTTCGATTGGATGGTTTAGTCTTTTTATAACTGAAGTTGCAGAATCAGCAAGTGAAGAATCGGTAGGGATGACAGTGAGTTTTGCACTTACATTAAATCAAATTTCCATTATTGTTGCACCTGCTTTATTTGGTTATATTGTAGATAAGAAGGGATATACGTATGCGTGGTTATGCATAGTTGTATTACTAACTATTTCAGCGGTTAGCTTATATAGGAATTATAGAAAATAA
- a CDS encoding NADP-dependent oxidoreductase, translating to MKAMIIDRYGKVPMRMAEVPTPEIKEYEVLAEIHAASINPIDFKIRDGKVKMLLKYEMPLILGNDFAGVITKVGSKVTRFKVGDAIYARPRKNMIGTFAEYIAIHEDDIALKPKNLSFEEAASIPLVGLTSYQALHDIMQLQKGQKILIHAGSGGVGTFAIQLAKIMGATVTTTASEAGANLVTSLGADEIINYKTEKFEDILKNYDAVFDTIGGATLEKSFNIIKSRGNIVSVSGMPNARFGKEFGSGFFKTLLFSLASKKLTALEKKHNAQYSFLFMKPSGDQLRTIANYIEAGKIKPVIDRVFPFEDAQKAMEYSESGRAKGKIIVKIK from the coding sequence ATGAAAGCAATGATAATTGATAGATATGGAAAAGTCCCAATGCGTATGGCAGAGGTACCTACTCCTGAAATAAAAGAGTATGAGGTGCTCGCAGAAATTCATGCAGCTAGTATTAACCCAATTGATTTTAAAATACGCGACGGAAAAGTAAAAATGTTACTGAAATATGAAATGCCCCTAATCCTTGGTAATGACTTTGCCGGTGTCATCACGAAGGTTGGATCAAAAGTAACTCGTTTTAAAGTTGGTGATGCAATATATGCTCGTCCAAGAAAAAATATGATTGGTACTTTCGCGGAGTATATAGCCATTCATGAAGATGATATAGCTTTAAAGCCGAAAAATTTAAGTTTTGAGGAAGCTGCTTCGATTCCACTTGTTGGCTTAACATCATATCAAGCATTACATGACATCATGCAATTACAAAAAGGACAAAAGATTTTAATTCACGCTGGATCCGGTGGTGTTGGTACTTTCGCAATTCAGTTAGCAAAAATAATGGGTGCTACTGTTACAACGACTGCTAGTGAAGCTGGTGCAAATTTAGTAACGTCTCTTGGCGCAGATGAAATTATTAATTACAAAACAGAAAAATTTGAAGATATACTAAAAAATTATGATGCGGTATTTGATACAATCGGCGGTGCAACGCTTGAAAAATCATTCAATATTATAAAAAGCAGAGGAAACATTGTTTCCGTTTCAGGTATGCCGAATGCACGCTTCGGTAAAGAATTTGGTTCAGGATTCTTTAAAACTCTCTTATTTTCATTAGCCAGCAAAAAACTTACTGCACTTGAAAAAAAGCATAATGCTCAATATTCATTTTTATTTATGAAGCCAAGCGGGGATCAATTACGTACTATTGCAAACTATATTGAAGCCGGAAAAATCAAACCGGTAATCGATCGAGTCTTCCCTTTTGAAGATGCGCAAAAAGCAATGGAATATTCAGAGTCTGGAAGAGCAAAAGGAAAAATAATTGTAAAAATTAAATAA
- the psiE gene encoding phosphate-starvation-inducible protein PsiE, whose protein sequence is MLKNFKIVFSYFPIVLQYILNVALICLGVVLSVFLMKEVIQFIQELKLDGNESSYHLIDSIVVFFLYFEFIVMIIKYFQMNFHFPLRYFIYIGITAIVRLIIIDHDSPLDLLLYACAIFVLISALFIANSKMMRRDLE, encoded by the coding sequence GTGTTAAAGAATTTTAAAATAGTGTTTTCGTATTTCCCTATCGTTTTACAGTACATTTTAAATGTAGCTTTAATTTGCTTAGGGGTTGTTCTAAGTGTATTTCTTATGAAAGAAGTCATTCAGTTTATACAAGAACTGAAATTGGATGGTAATGAATCTAGTTATCATTTAATTGATAGTATCGTCGTATTCTTTTTGTACTTTGAATTCATCGTAATGATTATAAAGTATTTTCAAATGAATTTTCATTTTCCATTACGATATTTTATATATATAGGTATAACAGCTATTGTGCGTCTCATCATTATAGATCACGATAGTCCGTTAGATTTATTGTTATATGCCTGTGCAATCTTTGTATTAATTAGTGCGTTGTTCATTGCGAATTCTAAAATGATGCGTCGGGATTTAGAATAG
- a CDS encoding protein adenylyltransferase SelO, giving the protein MTKNNETGWNLDNSYTTLPQSFYTEIPPTPVSSPELVKLNHSLAISLGLTPEELKKEAEIAIFAGNALPEGAHPLAQAYAGHQFGHFNMLGDGRALLIGEQITPSGERFDIQLKGSGPTPYSRRGDGRAALGPMLREYIISEAMYALDIPTTRSLAVVTTGEATYRETKLPGAILTRVASSHIRVGTFQYAAARGSIEDLKSLADYTIKRHYPEIEAHENRYTALLQEVIKRQASLIAKWQLVGFIHGVMNTDNITISGETIDYGPCAFMDNYNQGTVFSSIDTQGRYAYGNQPYMAAWDLARLAESLIPILHEDEEEALKIAQDEISKFSVQYENHWFLGMKKKLGLFSTEEQDQPLIEQLLKMMEKYKADYTNTFRSLTLDAIENTALFESPEYKDWYKLWQSRLKRQEQSKENAYEMMKNNNPSIIPRNHRVEEALEAAVTNDDYSVMEKLLEALSNPYAYSTDQEEYCIPPAPTNRPYRTFCGT; this is encoded by the coding sequence ATGACTAAAAATAATGAAACAGGTTGGAATTTAGATAATAGTTATACGACTTTACCACAATCATTTTATACAGAAATCCCCCCTACTCCCGTAAGTTCACCGGAGTTAGTTAAACTAAACCATTCATTAGCGATATCTCTTGGCTTGACCCCTGAAGAACTGAAAAAGGAAGCTGAAATTGCTATTTTCGCTGGTAATGCACTCCCAGAAGGAGCTCATCCATTAGCTCAAGCATATGCTGGCCATCAATTCGGACATTTTAATATGTTAGGCGACGGTCGTGCTCTTTTAATTGGCGAACAAATTACTCCTTCAGGTGAGCGTTTCGATATTCAACTGAAAGGTTCTGGCCCTACTCCCTATTCACGCCGAGGAGATGGCCGTGCTGCACTCGGTCCGATGCTACGTGAATATATCATTAGTGAGGCAATGTATGCACTTGATATTCCGACTACTCGCAGTTTAGCAGTTGTCACAACTGGTGAAGCAACATATCGTGAAACAAAGTTACCTGGAGCAATTTTAACTAGAGTAGCTAGTAGCCATATACGCGTCGGTACATTTCAATATGCTGCAGCTCGTGGTTCAATAGAGGACCTGAAATCACTAGCTGACTATACGATAAAAAGGCATTACCCAGAAATTGAAGCTCATGAAAACCGATATACTGCATTACTACAAGAAGTCATTAAAAGACAAGCCAGTCTTATCGCAAAATGGCAACTTGTTGGATTTATCCACGGTGTAATGAACACTGACAATATAACGATTAGTGGCGAAACAATTGATTACGGTCCTTGTGCATTTATGGACAATTACAATCAAGGAACCGTATTTAGCTCTATTGACACACAAGGTCGTTATGCATATGGAAATCAACCATATATGGCCGCATGGGACCTCGCTCGATTAGCAGAATCTTTAATACCAATTCTGCACGAAGATGAAGAAGAAGCATTAAAGATCGCCCAAGACGAAATTTCGAAATTTAGCGTACAGTATGAAAACCATTGGTTCCTTGGAATGAAAAAGAAATTAGGACTATTTAGTACCGAAGAACAAGATCAACCACTTATTGAGCAACTTTTAAAAATGATGGAGAAATATAAAGCAGATTATACAAATACATTCCGTTCATTAACTCTTGATGCTATTGAAAATACAGCTCTATTTGAAAGTCCTGAATATAAAGATTGGTACAAACTGTGGCAATCTCGATTAAAAAGACAAGAACAATCGAAAGAAAACGCCTACGAAATGATGAAAAATAATAACCCATCAATCATCCCAAGGAACCACCGTGTAGAAGAAGCACTAGAAGCAGCTGTTACAAATGACGACTATAGCGTAATGGAGAAACTTCTTGAAGCTTTATCAAACCCTTATGCGTATTCTACAGATCAAGAAGAATACTGCATTCCGCCTGCACCGACGAATCGCCCTTATCGTACTTTTTGTGGGACTTGA